A section of the Oryza sativa Japonica Group chromosome 1, ASM3414082v1 genome encodes:
- the LOC136355180 gene encoding uncharacterized protein: MACGIGRWSRAAAVGVNRQAAAGELDLRPGVLLSLSRFRPKRQRVKQRGGGHGRCGAASSRALTGTENGKGEWRGTKTTSSSGSRLASSLVSSAGSRSFTILLLLFFPDQTAICQQTRSTKESKPVRRCSAPPAPPTTAASSPTASTTRLLDDDSSSSAGAGNSHVVIDIDDDDGGVGDSDDSACSSSSAEGPCCAVCMEPLEWVAVGPCGHAGVCSVCAARIRSSRSWQPDLRCCICRAHCPFVVVTRAAAAAAPAAMPAVNSYQEWRARGYYWYCTTMLAYFDDVEQYRATRAIARGEVKGGAAVDVDGNDGGGGGRRTLSSCVDVFRFLLIVAIFALFGVLFGSVFSSLTAGGRATPGDNLAFISACAAVSMLGSILFYFA, translated from the exons ATGGCGTGTGGTATAGGCAGGTggagcagagcggcggcggtaggAGTGAACCGACA AGCAGCAGCGGGCGAGCTCGATCTCCGCCCGGGTGTCCTCCTCTCACTCTCACGATTTCGACCGAAGCGGCAACGGGTGAAGCAAAGGGGTGGAGGTCATGGGCGATGCGGTGCAGCTTCATCACGGGCCCTCACCGGCACCGAAAATGGGAAGGGAGAGTGGAGGGGAACAAAAACTACAAGCTCAAGTGGATCAAGATTGGCTTCATCATTGGTGTCTTCCGCCGGTTCACGCTCG tTTACAATTTTgctccttttattttttccgGATCAAACAGCCAt CTGCCAACAGACTAGGAGTACCAAGGAGTCGAAGCCGGTGCGGAGGTGCTCAG cgccgccggcgccaccgacCACAGCCGCATCGTCACCGACAGCGAGTACGACACGTCTCCTGGACGACGACAGCAGCAgtagcgccggcgccggcaacaGCCACGTCGTGATAgacatcgacgacgacgacggcggagtcGGAGACAGCGACGACAGCgcctgctcgtcgtcgtcggccgaaGGCCCCTGCTGCGCGGTGTGCATGGAGCCGCTGGAGTGGGTGGCCGTCGGCCCGTGCGGCCACGCCGGGGTGTGCTCCGTCTGCGCGGCCCGCATCCGGTCGTCCAGGAGCTGGCAGCCCGACCTCCGGTGCTGCATCTGCAGGGCTCACTGCCccttcgtcgtcgtcaccagggcggcggcggcggctgcccccgCCGCCATGCCGGCGGTCAACAGCTACCAAGAGTGGCGGGCGCGGGGGTACTACTGGTACTGCACCACCATGTTGGCCTACTTCGACGACGTGGAGCAGTACAGGGCGACGAGGGCGATCGCGCGCGGCGAGGTTAAGGGGGGCGCCGCCGTGGACGTGGAcgggaacgacggcggcggcggtggccgccgcacGCTGAGCAGCTGCGTAGACGTGTTCAGGTTCCTGCTAATTGTGGCCATCTTTGCGCTGTTCGGCGTGCTGTTTGGCTCCGTCTTTTCGTCACTAACAGCGGGAGGAAGAGCCACACCGGGTGACAATCTGGCCTTCATTTCAGCATGCGCCGCGGTCTCGATGCTAGGATCAATTCTCTTTTATTTTGCATGA
- the LOC136356590 gene encoding uncharacterized protein, whose amino-acid sequence MVQLDADDANSGSAASATHSHAIGDMPQPDASSRTSADEDDHGHNVGIDDIDDAGDNGSIGSDSDVPSCAVCTEPLEWAAVGPCGHRAVCSACAARVRSAPNPDNRCCICRTICPFVVVTKAAAGVVSFSTLPAVASHDDGRVGEYWYCAAVSAYFDDEQQYEAAKAVASRRHGDQPAMVHRAVHGVGSPKAPTMQIALRVYKTHSHIEIGPDFTEPGFPVME is encoded by the exons ATGGTTCAactcgacgccgacgacgcgaACAGcggtagcgccgcctccgccacccacAGCCACGCCATTGGCGACATGCCTCAACCGGACGCGAGCAGCCGCACAAGCGCCGACGAGGATGATCACGGCCACAACGTTGGCATAGACGACATCGACGACGCCGGAGACAACGGTAGCATCGGCTCCGACTCCGACGTCCCCAGCTGCGCGGTGTGCACGGAGCCCCTCGAGTGGGCGGCGGTCGGCCCGTGCGGCCACCGCGCCGTGTGCTCCGCGTGCGCGGCCCGCGTCCGCTCGGCGCCCAACCCCGACAACCGGTGCTGCATCTGCAGGACGATCTGCCccttcgtcgtcgtcaccaAGGCCGCAGCGGGAGTCGTCTCCTTCTCGACGTTGCCGGCGGTGGCCAGCCACGACGACGGGAGGGTCGGGGAGTACTGGTACTGCGCCGCCGTGTCGGCCTACTTCGACGACGAGCAGCAGTACGAGGCGGCCAAGGcggtggcctcgcggcgccatGGTGATCAGCCGGCGATGGTACACCGAGCCGTGCACGGTGTCG GTTCACCCAAAGCCCCAACAATGCAAATTGCACTCAGGGTTTACAAAACACATAGTCACATAGAGATTGGCCCGGATTTCACGGAACCTGGATTTCCTGTAATGGAGTAA
- the LOC136356735 gene encoding uncharacterized protein, translating into MAQLHGGSVGHSQAIDDIPQFYASSCSATAYHSHAMEMSRLDASGRGSSRTAADDKGGHVVIDIDAADDIPIPFCVVCMEPLEWVAVGPCGHRVVCSACAARVRSAPYSDHRCCTCRTPCPTVFVTKAAAAAADGELNYLLQLQGDAGSLQDGRVGEYWYLAPMSAYFDDERQYEAAAASSLMMKHQRPPPDADGEFQPRHGGDRGDGALPGDEFGAPELSFLALFFAACGAVVGLGFTGFGTGWGQKVAIVLGSAGIYAPLGTSIVWFMNKNGYCR; encoded by the coding sequence ATGGCTCAACTCCACGGCGGCAGCGTCGGCCACAGCCAAGCCATCGACGACATACCTCAATTCTACGCGAGCAGCTGTAGCGCCACCGCCTACCACAGCCATGCCATGGAGATGTCCCGGCTCGACGCGAGCGGGCGCGGTAgctcccgcaccgccgccgacgacaaaGGCGGCCACGTCGTGATAGACATCGATGCCGCCGACGACATTCCAATTCCATTCTGCGTGGTGTGCATGGAGCCCCTGGAGTGGGTGGCGGTCGGCCCCTGCGGCCACCGCGTCGTCTGCTCCGCGTGCGCCGCCCGCGTCCGCTCCGCGCCCTACTCCGACCACCGGTGCTGCACCTGCAGGACGCCCTGCCCCACCGTGTTCGTcaccaaggcggcggcggcggcggccgacggcgaacTTAATTACCTTCTCCAACTCCAAGGCGATGCTGGCAGCCTTCAAGACGGGCGGGTCGGCGAGTACTGGTACTTGGCCCCCATGTCGGCCTACTTCGACGACGAGCGGCAgtacgaggcggcggccgcgtcgtcaCTGATGATGAAGCATCAGCGACCGCCGCCCGATGCTGACGGTGAGTTCCAACCCCGCCATGGCGGAGATCGCGGCGACGGTGCACTACCGGGCGATGAATTCGGGGCGCCGGAGCTGTCGTTTTTGGCTCTTTTCTTTGCGGCGTGCGGCGCGGTTGTCGGCCTCGGCTTCACTGGATTTGGCACTGGCTGGGGTCAAAAGGTGGCCATCGTGTTAGGATCCGCCGGTATCTATGCACCTCTAGGAACAAGTATCGTGTGGTTCATGAACAAGAATGGTTACTGCCGGTAA
- the LOC136356342 gene encoding uncharacterized protein encodes MAACLHQIYMSYLIQLGPQKRHPLECGLFGLSALLGTASGYAGLRLNKPTRNLFDQGITIYKINSINLRISLVSLTVTPIRRSAAAVVMADLDANSGSGIAVAVAAASSHSHVIDMPQLDASSRTVAAASATDHSRAVETTRIRTSCSAGDDDKCSTGSDDIPSCAVCMEPLEWVAVGPCGHRVVCPACAARVRSAPKPDHLCCICRTLCPTVLVTKAAAAADGELTFSEMPAATQDGQVGEYWYCAAMSAYFDDERQYEATAKAEAAAAAGCLKQRPAGADDDDGERDQRYGTAQFLKYSFFAALFGVCIGFVFAVDAPGWGGRVGIVAGSAALSVAVGSVLWFLRKHGYFCGQQQQD; translated from the exons ATGGCAGCATGTTTACACCAAATTTACATGTCATATCTGATACAATTGGGACCACAAAAGCGCCAC CCCTTAGAATGTGGGCTTTTTGGGCTTTCAGCCTTACTCGGTACAGCGTCGGGCTATGCCGGGCTCAGATTGAACAAGCCTACTCG GAACTTATTTGACCAGGGCATCACAATTTACAAA ATTAATTCGATCAACCTTCGAATTTCGCTTGTGTCCTTAACGGTAACTCCAATTCGCCGGTCGGCCGCGGCCGTGGTCATGGCTGACCTCGACGCGAACAGCGGTAGtggcatcgccgtcgccgtcgccgctgccagcAGCCACAGTCACGTCATCGACATGCCTCAACTGGACGCGAGCAGCCgtaccgtcgccgccgcctccgccaccgaccACAGCCGTGCCGTCGAGACGACCAGGATCCGAACCTCCTgcagcgccggcgacgacgacaaatGTAGCACCGGCTCCGACGACATTCCCTCCTGCGCGGTGTGCATGGAGCCCCTCGAGTGGGTGGCGGTCGGCCCGTGCGGCCACCGCGTCGTGTGCCCCGCGTGCGCCGCCCGCGTCCGCTCCGCACCCAAGCCCGACCACCTGTGCTGCATCTGCAGGACGCTCTGCCCCACCGTCCTCGTcaccaaggcggcggcggcggccgacggtgAGCTCACCTTCTCCGAGATGCCGGCTGCCACCCAAGACGGACAGGTCGGCGAGTACTGGTACTGCGCCGCCATGTCGGCCTACTTCGACGACGAGCGGCAGTACGAGGCGACGGccaaggcggaggcggcggccgcggccgggtGCCTGAAACAGCGGCCGGCGGgtgcggacgacgacgacggtgaacGGGACCAACGATACGGGACGGCACAGTTCTTGAAGTATAGCTTCTTCGCGGCGCTGTTCGGCGTGTGCATCGGCTTCGTCTTCGCCGTGGATGCCCCAGGTTGGGGCGGCAGGGTGGGCATCGTTGCAGGATCCGCAGCTCTCTCGGTTGCAGTAGGAAGTGTGCTGTGGTTCTTGAGGAAGCACGGCTACTTCTGCGGGCAGCAACAGCAGGATTGA
- the LOC136356637 gene encoding uncharacterized protein: MAPLTPQVDTNWSAAEHDHIAIDIGDSTAGSDSDDVPSCVVCTEPIEWVAVGPCGHRVVCSPCAARLRSGPNPDHRCCVCRTLCSTVVITKAATAAHSVFTFSDQSSMPVAAAQDDGRPVGAYWCSAAMSAYFDDKKHYDQVTKQVVVAAADRCFLRTPPRRPDVDASPLRRLCVRMSWRGHVLALLVVVLVTALVGGWVGYLTSGDEMMSDRIGIVAGIAALWGALAAVVYGIIAVFH; encoded by the coding sequence ATGGCTCCACTCACGCCTCAGGTAGACACGAATTGGAGCGCGGCCGAGCACGATCACATCGCCATAGACATCGGCGACAGCACGGCCGGCTCCGACTCCGACGACGTCCCGAGCTGCGTGGTGTGCACGGAGCCCATCGAGTGGGTGGCGGTCGGCCCGTGCGGCCACCGCGTCGTCTGCTCCCCGTGCGCGGCCCGCCTCCGCTCCGGACCCAACCCCGACCACCGGTGCTGCGTCTGCAGGACGCTCTGCTCCACCGTCGTCATCAccaaggcggcgacggccgccCACAGCGTATTCACCTTCTCAGATcagtcgtcgatgccggtggccgccgcccaAGACGACGGGCGGCCGGTGGGTGCGTACTGGTGCAGCGCTGCCATGTCGGCCTACTTCGACGACAAGAAGCATTACGATCAGGTGACCAagcaggtggtggtggcagctGCTGATCGCTGTTTCCTGagaacgccgccgcggcggccggacgTGGACGCGTCGCCGCTACGCCGCCTGTGCGTACGCATGTCGTGGCGTGGACATGTGCTGGCGCTCCTAGTTGTTGTACTTGTCACTGCACTCGTCGGAGGATGGGTGGGGTATCTTACCTCAGGGGATGAAATGATGAGCGACAGGATAGGCATTGTGGCAGGAATTGCCGCTCTATGGGGTGCACTTGCAGCCGTCGTTTACGGTATCATTGCTGTTTTCCATTGA